CGCCGAACACCTCGTCGCCGACACGCAGGTCCGACACGCCCTCGCCAAGCGTCGCGACAACGCCGGAGAAGTCGCGTCCCAGGCTCAAGGGAAAGCGGGGCTGGCCGGGATACTCACCGGCGCAGACTTTCGCGTCGGCGCCATTGATGCTGGCTGCCGTCGTCTCGACGACGATCTGGCCCGGGCCGGCGACGGGATCGGGGAGGTCGCCGACGATCAGAACCTCGGGTCCGCCGAATTTTTCGATGTAAGCGGCTTTCATGAGGTACCTCTCAGACGACCAGGACGATTTTGCCGAAATGAGCGTTCGCCTTCATGTGCGCAAGCGCGGCGGCCGCCTCGGACAGGGGGAAGGTCTTGTCGATCGGCAGGCTGAGCTTGCCCTCCTCGATCGCCGTCCACAGGTCCTTGCGGGCGGCCTGCACGATCTCGCGCACTTCCTCGGGGCTGCGGGTGCGGAAGGTGACGCCGATGTAGTCGATGCGCTTCAGCGCATGCAGGTCGAAGTTGAACTCGCCCTTCATGCCGCCCAGGCGGCCGACATTGACGATGCGGCCGAGGATGGCGGCGGCTTCCATGTTCTGGTTCATCACGCCGCCCGAGACCTGGTCGACGATCAGGTCGACGCCCTTGCCGCCGGTCGCTTCCTTGACCTTCTCGGGCCACTTCGGGTCGCGCGTGTCGATCGCGACGTCGCAGCCGAACTCGCTCAGCCGCGCGCGGCGGCCATCGTTGGTCGAGCTGCCCAGCACCACCGAGGCACCCATGATCTTGGCGATCTGCATGCCCAGCAGGCCGACGCCCGAGCTGGCGCCCTGGATCAGGACGGTCTCGCCCTTCTTGAGGCGGCCGGCGCCGACCAGCGCGTTGTGCATGGTCTGCACGGCGACCGGCATGCAGGCGGCCTGCTCGTAGCTCATGTTGTTGGCCGGGATCTTGTGGGCGCGGCCGGCATCGGTGAGGGCGTATTCGGCGAAGCCGCCGGCCGCCGAGCTCATGACGCGATCGCCGGGCTTGAAGTCCTTCACGTCGGGGCCGACCGCCTCGACCTCGCCGGCGCATTCCAGGCCCACGATGGTGCCCGGGCCGCCGATGCGGCCGTGCGCATGGCCCGAGGCCACCGCGAGGTCGGCGCGGTTGAGCGAGGCGGCCTTCACCTTGATCAGGATCTCGTTGGCTTTGGGCGCGGGCTTCGGCGCGTCGGTGTACTGGACGCCCTTGTCGGTGACGACGGCTGCCTTCATGGCGGATCTCCCTGAAATGAGTTTTTGCTTCAGGGATCCTGCTTAGCAGGCAGGGCGCGCGGCCTCTACGGCTGGGCCATGCCCCTCACGTATTTCTTCACGATCGTTTCGTCGGGCGGGTAGTGGGCGGGCTGGACAGGCGTGATCTGCGCCTGGATGCACTTCCAGACGCCGTCGCGGCGGACATAGACGTCCGTGTACATGGTCATGCCGGTGATCTCGACGCCGTCCCGCACGCGCACGCTCTTGTTGGTCGAGCGCAACAGGGCGGTGTCGCCGAACACGTCGATCTTCTCGTCGCGATAGTCGAAGTAGGGGATGCGGGCGGGATCGAAGCCATCCGCCCATTCCTCCAGATAGTCGGCGCGGCTTATCCGCAGGCCGGCTGGCGAGATGCAGATGAAGTCCTCGTGCAGGATCGCGTCGTGCCCGGGCACGTCGTTGGTGATGAAATTATGGATGAACCTGGCATTCAGCGCGCGCAGTTCCGCCGTCATGGCAACCTCTCTTTCGATGAGTCAACCATATAACCGGTTATATAGTTAAGTCCAGACCCGTCTGGCGACGCGCCTAGCCGATCTTGCTCGTCCGATCCTGCCAGTAGCGGTCGCGCAGAAGGCGCTTGTAGAGTTTGCCGGTCGGATGGCGCGGCAGTTCGGCCTCGAAGTCGATGCTGCGCGGGCACTTGATGGCGGAGAGGTGCTGCTTGCAGTAGGCGATCAGCTCCTCGGCCAGGGCGGGACCGGCCTCGGCCATGTCGCGCGGCTGCACGACGGCCTTCACTTCCTCGCCGAAGTCGGCGTTGGGCACGCCGAACACGGCGCAGTCCATCACCTTGGGATGATTGATCAGCAGGTTCTCGCATTCCTGCGGGTAGATGTTCACCCCGCCGGAAATGATCATGAAGGCCTTGCGATCGGTGAGGTGCAGGAAGCCGTCGGCGTCGACATAGCCCACGTCGCCCAGCGTGCTCCAGCCCTTGGGGTGGCGCGACTCGGCGGTCTTCTTCGGGTCGTTGTGATACTCGAACGGGCGGCCTTCGGCGAAATAGACCGTGCCGGATTCGCCGGTCGGCATCTCGTTGCCCTCGTCGTCGCAGATCCTGAGCTTGCCCACGATGGCGCGGCCGACCGTGCCCTTGTGCGCCATCCACTCCTGCGAATTGCACATGGTGAGGCCGTTGCCCTCGGTGCCGCCGTAATACTCCCAGACGATCGGGCCCCACCACTCGATCATCGCTTCCTTGGTCGGGATCGGGCAGGG
This DNA window, taken from Reyranella humidisoli, encodes the following:
- a CDS encoding zinc-binding dehydrogenase; the encoded protein is MKAAVVTDKGVQYTDAPKPAPKANEILIKVKAASLNRADLAVASGHAHGRIGGPGTIVGLECAGEVEAVGPDVKDFKPGDRVMSSAAGGFAEYALTDAGRAHKIPANNMSYEQAACMPVAVQTMHNALVGAGRLKKGETVLIQGASSGVGLLGMQIAKIMGASVVLGSSTNDGRRARLSEFGCDVAIDTRDPKWPEKVKEATGGKGVDLIVDQVSGGVMNQNMEAAAILGRIVNVGRLGGMKGEFNFDLHALKRIDYIGVTFRTRSPEEVREIVQAARKDLWTAIEEGKLSLPIDKTFPLSEAAAALAHMKANAHFGKIVLVV
- a CDS encoding nuclear transport factor 2 family protein, which translates into the protein MTAELRALNARFIHNFITNDVPGHDAILHEDFICISPAGLRISRADYLEEWADGFDPARIPYFDYRDEKIDVFGDTALLRSTNKSVRVRDGVEITGMTMYTDVYVRRDGVWKCIQAQITPVQPAHYPPDETIVKKYVRGMAQP